The following coding sequences lie in one Pseudoalteromonas sp. Scap06 genomic window:
- the rmf gene encoding ribosome modulation factor, with the protein MKRQKRDRLERAHSQGFKAGLAGRSKEHCPYQQVDPKSEWLGGWREAIENRNMYKT; encoded by the coding sequence ATGAAGAGACAGAAAAGAGATCGTTTAGAAAGAGCTCATTCTCAAGGTTTTAAAGCAGGTTTAGCTGGTCGCTCAAAAGAGCACTGCCCTTATCAACAAGTTGATCCTAAGTCTGAGTGGCTTGGTGGTTGGCGCGAGGCAATAGAAAATCGCAATATGTATAAAACATAA